A part of Haladaptatus caseinilyticus genomic DNA contains:
- a CDS encoding sugar phosphate nucleotidyltransferase, with translation MKAVILAAGEGSRLRPLTNRRPKPMLPIGNKPLLESVVEAVSAAGVNEIILVVGYQRERIQNHFGDGDRWNVDITYAVQEKQIGTGHALLQAEPFIESDFITLNGDRHIESRVVEDLIDERRETEQSCLAVTRVETPNRFGVVELDGQIVTDLIEKPNRGATSSRQINAGVYAFGPEIFSAIRDTESYGEQELTTTLQTQSAIRPLRAVQCSGIWGDVSYPWDLLWLNNYILDQQRSTDGSEIPESVYIASNAAVHDDVVLDEDVSIQSGAAVFRGTSLGENVSVGANAVIEDAVVFPDATIRPGAVIRNCVIGANATIGVNTTIEGGSVDVTLDGQVHHDVVFGGLIGDNARLGGNVTINPGTIIGESVTADSGTVVSGQIADNAFIQRG, from the coding sequence ATGAAAGCGGTTATTCTCGCTGCGGGTGAGGGATCAAGACTCAGACCCCTCACTAACCGTCGCCCAAAACCGATGCTCCCGATTGGGAACAAACCATTGCTCGAATCTGTCGTTGAGGCAGTTTCCGCAGCGGGTGTCAATGAAATCATCCTTGTCGTTGGATACCAACGTGAGCGAATTCAAAACCACTTTGGCGATGGTGACCGCTGGAATGTGGATATTACATATGCTGTTCAGGAGAAACAAATCGGCACCGGCCACGCCCTCCTCCAAGCTGAACCTTTCATCGAATCTGATTTCATCACGTTGAATGGCGACCGCCATATCGAATCACGTGTTGTTGAAGACCTGATTGACGAACGCAGAGAAACCGAGCAATCGTGTCTTGCCGTGACGCGCGTTGAAACCCCAAACAGATTCGGTGTAGTTGAGCTAGATGGTCAAATCGTTACTGACCTCATTGAAAAGCCAAACCGAGGAGCGACCTCATCAAGACAGATTAATGCTGGTGTCTACGCATTTGGTCCAGAAATCTTCTCGGCAATTCGCGATACTGAGAGCTACGGCGAGCAAGAATTGACGACTACGCTTCAGACACAATCCGCAATTCGTCCACTTCGTGCTGTCCAATGTAGCGGCATTTGGGGAGATGTGTCCTATCCATGGGACCTTCTCTGGCTCAACAACTATATTTTGGACCAACAACGATCCACTGATGGCTCTGAAATTCCGGAGTCTGTTTACATCGCATCGAACGCTGCTGTACACGATGATGTGGTGTTAGATGAGGACGTATCTATCCAGTCAGGTGCAGCTGTTTTTCGGGGTACGTCACTTGGCGAGAATGTCTCAGTCGGCGCGAATGCCGTTATCGAAGATGCTGTTGTTTTTCCTGATGCCACCATTCGCCCGGGTGCAGTCATCCGAAACTGTGTAATCGGAGCAAATGCTACCATCGGAGTAAATACCACCATCGAAGGAGGTAGTGTCGATGTCACACTTGATGGTCAAGTCCATCATGATGTGGTGTTCGGTGGGCTCATTGGTGACAACGCCCGTCTTGGAGGAAATGTTACAATAAATCCAGGAACCATTATCGGTGAGAGTGTGACTGCGGATAGCGGAACAGTAGTTAGTGGACAAATTGCAGACAACGCGTTTATACAACGAGGCTAA
- the glmS gene encoding glutamine--fructose-6-phosphate transaminase (isomerizing): MCGITGYVGDGDCSAIVTKSLKNLEYRGYDSAGIALLDDVLHIHKQSGQIDDLTVPSIPNASCGIGHTRWSTHGAPTDANAHPHSDCTEQVAVVHNGIIDNYETFKQELRDSHTFTSETDTEVIAHLIEDELKNGVQLRDAVENVVSMLSGSFAIAVTAVGFDGIIAARQDSPLVIGHAADATFLGSDVTAFIEHTQTVTFLEDGDIAHIKADSVTIANGDEHVEREKQTVEWNADAAEKGGYDHYMRKEIHEQPHAVRQALSGRINELSGTVDLDLDLSEEYCKSIDEIQIIACGTSYYAGLYAAELLEQHADIRVSVHIASEYEFRANRDPWRTLVIAVTQSGETADTLRALRKADGAGARTIAVTNTVGSTMAREANDTVYIRSGPEIGVAATKTFASQVITLTLLTVYLGRQRNSLASSQASTILKELSAVPGAIQQVLDAESTVRETAEEFANSDAFFFIGRRYGHPVSLEGALKLKEISYDHAEGFAGGELKHGPLALVTENTPVLAILTEGTNAEDTLHNVKEVESRGAPVIGVTSEIDPNPVFDITFRVPEVGLMEPVVANVYLQLFAYHVADQKDRSIDKPRNLAKSVTVE, translated from the coding sequence ATGTGTGGAATAACAGGCTATGTCGGCGACGGTGATTGTTCAGCGATTGTTACAAAGAGCTTGAAGAATTTAGAGTATCGTGGGTATGACTCAGCAGGTATTGCCCTCCTTGATGACGTTCTTCACATCCATAAACAAAGCGGGCAAATAGACGATTTGACGGTTCCATCAATACCAAATGCTTCCTGTGGAATTGGCCATACACGCTGGAGTACGCATGGGGCGCCCACGGACGCAAACGCTCACCCCCATTCAGATTGCACGGAACAAGTTGCAGTCGTCCATAACGGCATTATCGATAATTACGAGACCTTCAAACAGGAGCTTCGTGATTCTCACACGTTTACGAGTGAGACTGACACAGAAGTCATTGCACATCTTATTGAAGACGAACTCAAAAACGGGGTCCAACTTCGAGATGCTGTCGAAAATGTTGTTTCGATGCTCAGTGGAAGCTTCGCAATTGCAGTCACTGCTGTTGGCTTTGATGGGATCATTGCTGCCCGCCAAGATAGTCCGCTCGTCATCGGCCATGCTGCGGATGCAACCTTTCTTGGGAGTGACGTCACGGCGTTCATTGAACACACTCAGACGGTTACCTTCCTGGAAGATGGTGACATCGCGCACATCAAAGCAGACAGCGTGACAATCGCAAATGGTGATGAGCATGTTGAACGTGAGAAACAAACTGTGGAGTGGAACGCTGATGCCGCCGAAAAAGGTGGGTATGATCACTATATGCGCAAAGAAATCCATGAACAGCCACACGCAGTCCGTCAAGCTCTTTCTGGTCGTATTAATGAACTTTCTGGAACGGTTGATTTAGATCTAGATCTATCAGAAGAGTACTGCAAATCAATCGATGAGATCCAGATAATTGCCTGTGGAACGTCCTACTACGCTGGTCTCTACGCCGCCGAATTATTAGAGCAACATGCAGACATCCGTGTTTCGGTTCATATTGCGAGCGAATATGAGTTCCGTGCGAATCGTGATCCGTGGCGAACATTGGTGATTGCAGTTACTCAAAGTGGTGAAACTGCTGATACATTACGTGCACTCAGAAAGGCAGATGGCGCAGGTGCACGGACAATTGCGGTGACAAACACGGTCGGGTCGACGATGGCTCGTGAAGCCAACGATACGGTGTATATCCGATCTGGCCCTGAGATTGGAGTAGCAGCAACCAAAACATTTGCCTCACAGGTGATAACACTCACACTTCTAACTGTCTACCTCGGTCGACAACGCAATTCACTTGCATCAAGCCAGGCATCCACCATACTAAAGGAGTTATCTGCTGTTCCAGGTGCGATCCAACAAGTGCTTGATGCGGAATCTACAGTACGTGAAACAGCAGAAGAGTTCGCGAACAGCGATGCATTCTTTTTCATCGGTCGGCGATACGGTCATCCAGTTTCGTTAGAAGGGGCATTGAAACTCAAAGAGATTTCTTATGACCATGCAGAAGGGTTTGCTGGCGGAGAGCTCAAACATGGACCATTGGCACTTGTTACAGAGAATACTCCCGTTCTCGCCATTTTGACCGAAGGCACGAATGCTGAAGACACATTACATAACGTCAAAGAAGTCGAATCGCGAGGTGCCCCCGTGATTGGTGTCACATCAGAGATAGATCCGAATCCAGTATTCGATATTACGTTCAGGGTTCCAGAAGTGGGTTTAATGGAACCCGTTGTCGCAAACGTATATCTGCAATTGTTTGCGTATCATGTTGCGGATCAAAAAGACCGATCCATCGATAAGCCCCGAAATCTCGCGAAAAGCGTTACTGTCGAGTAG